The sequence below is a genomic window from Aspergillus nidulans FGSC A4 chromosome V.
AGAGAGGCAGGGCATAAATTCTGGTTGGCGACTGCATGGCCGGCGGTGCACATTCGGAAGACGTTGTCcttgttgttgatggtaAAGAGAGCTTCTTTACCATCTTGTCTCAGCAGCCGCACGAGACTCGCTTCTTGTACATTTTCTTGATCCGGTACCTGCGGAGGCGAACGGAAGGCGTCAGGGTTATACTCAATCCAATGGCTGGTTTTCGCGAATTGGTATGGGGGCAGGTTGATCCACCTGTACCCGGTCTCCGAAGGATGGAACGGCCAGAATTGAACCGGCACAGCTTTTGACCAAAGTGTACAGGTCACCTTTGCGAGATTTGCCTGGGCTTGGGCACCGGAAAGATCAGTCGGAAGGTATACATGGCTTTTGAGCGGCCGTGACGCTTCCACGACACGACGCACCATATTAATGACTGGTGAAGCTGTTCCTGCCTCGAGCCAAACACATGGGCCATCGACACGCGAAAGAGTCCGTTCCACGGCATCATGAAAAAACACCGGCTTGCGTGAGTGTTGCACAATCTTGTCACCTGTGACCCATAACCAGTCATCCTCCTGTTCGGCACATGCCTCGACAGGAATATCCAGCTGTCTAAAGGTGAGCGTATTGGCTACCTCGCTCAATCCTGGCAGAATTGCGTCCACGAGACGAGAGTGAAACGCATGAGTattcttcaatctcttcagtTCAACATGCATTCCCTTCTCGGTGGCGATGATTTCGATGCGGCGAATGGACTCCTCATCGCCGGCAACAACAAAGTTATCAGGTCCATTCAGGCATGCAAGGTCTGCGTGACCTGATGCAGCGTCTAGCAGAGCTTGGACCTTCTCTTTGCTCGCTCTCAAAGAAAGCATCACTCCAGTATGCGGTCCCCAATGTTTCTGGATCAGCTGGGCGCGAGTTGCGACAAGTCGCATTCCATCAATGAGCGATAAGCCACCAGCAACGCATAGGGCAGTTAATTGCCCAAAGCTATGACCGATCATTCGGGTGACCTGCAGTCCAGAATCAAGCCATGCCTTTGCAGTGGCGTATTGAATGGAAAACAATACGCAATGGAGGTTCACAATATCTTTGTTAGGGAAAGGGCTCACAATAGCCGGGAATAGGCTAGGGAGATCTAACGCGTTGCAAGCGTTTTCACATTCATCCTGATGATCAGATCAGCACGAGGCCTTACGCGTATCCAGAATGAAAAAGATAGACTAACCACGTGGAAGCGCAGGAGCTCGCAACTCTCAAATAAATTTCTTGAGATGCTCGCTGTATCTCCGGTCTGTCCGCCGAAACAAATAATCACAGGATGAAAGGACTGGGACCGTCTTTCGACCTGCGTATGAGCGGAGGCGATAGATCCTAAGCGTGTCATAAGCTCTGAAGGCTCCCCAGCGGCGGCTGGAAATGTGACAAAGTGCTCCATATCTCGGTTCTGCTTCCGTGCCAAATTGTATGCGATATGCTGCACGGTGTTAGTACCTGACTGTGCTACCTCACGGATGGTGCTCTGAAGAGCTTCACAGTACGAGCGAAGGGACTCTTCGGTTCGAGCAGAGACGTAAAAAGGAACATGCGAGGGCAGGGTCTCCCGATGGGCACTGTTTGAGGTAGCAGGTGTTGACGCAGGTTCTCGTAGAACGATAGCAGCATTGCTACCGGCCGCCCCATAATTAGTCACCATAGCCACGCGTTTTTCAGCTTCCCAGTCAATTGATTGAGTAGGGATTTCTATATGATTCCTCTCGTTTAATGTAATTCTGGGATTCAGGCGACGAAAGTTAGCTTGTTTGGGGATTCTGCGCTTCTGTATCATCAGGATCGTCTTCAGCATGCCCGCAACACCAGAAGACGTCTCAGTATGCCCAATATTGTCCTTGATCGACCCAACATAAAGCTTTGTGGCCCTATTAGGCCCGGAGAATGTTTTCCGGATACTTTCAAACTCAATTGGGTCTCCGACTTGGGTGCCTGTCAATATGTTAACGATATCTACAGATGGTTAATGATAACAGGTAGTGGGTTACAGACCAGTGCCATGTGCTTCAACATAGCCAACAACGTCTGGAGTAAGTCCAGAAAGCGACAAGGCTTTCAAATATAAGCTTCTTTGCGAGTTTGAATCCGGGACAGTTATCGGCGAGCAGTTTGCTCCCTGATTGACGGATGTTCCAGTAATCACGGCGTGAATGGGATCGCCATCGCGAAGAGCTGCTTCCAGGGGCCGCAGCACAAGCAGCCCAGCACCTTCACCACGACAGTATCCATTGGCATCTGCATCGAATGCCTTAGATGCCCCGGTTGGCGACAGAAACGATGCCCCAGCCAGGTTTTGGGACCATCGGGGATCTGTCATTATATTCACTCCGCCGGCTACAGCGATAGCGCAATCATTCGTTCGAATGGCCTAGGTCAAGGTACACTTTATTAGCATAATTGTAATAGTGTTTGTTTGGCTAGGGAACGCACTTACCTGGCACGCGAGGTGAATAGCAACAGCAGCTGATGAGCACGCCGTGTCAACCGTGACAGAGGGGCCACTCCAACCAAAGTAATGGCTGATGCGGCCACTGTTAAAAGCCTGGAGTGTACCAGTTGCTGAGAAGGCAGTGGCATTACGAGATCCAACGTTTTCACTATAGTCGTCGCAACCGACTCCAACGTAGCAGCCGATGTCGTCAGGAAGCTTCGAGCGGCGCAGCCCACAGTAACCAGCGGATTCCATAGCTTCATACGCAACTTGCAGTAGTACTCTTTGCTGTGGATCCATTGACTCGGCCTCCCGCGCGGATATCCCGAAGAATCGATGATCAAAGGCATCTGGGCGCGCGAGGTAATTTCCAAAGAATGGCCCTTTTGGCTCTCTCTGCAGACTGCCACTTTTAAGCCGACTGTTGGGCATTGGACTGACGGTGCACTGGCCCAGATCTAAGATTCTCCACAGTTCTTCCACGGAATCGGCTTGGGGATATCGGCATGCCATCCCAGTAACCGCGATAGGCACTGCGGTGGTCTCGGGGGCCGTGACATTTACCCCGACATCAAGTGCAGTGGCGGACTGCATCTTGCGTCTGCCATTTATGTGCTCGCCTTTGTTGAACTCAACAATGTTCAACATACGACATCTAGCGTGTCGCGGTACGAATTGGCCTGCACCTATGGGGATAATGCTTCTAGCATCCGATTGCCCCATGTTGTCTAGAGTAGCGGTGACGGTGATCTTCCAATTTGCTTGCGTTGTCAAGATCGACTCGACTGCAACAGTGAAAAGCGAGTCAGCTTCGCACACTCTCCCGTTGATATTGGATCTCGGCAGACTGCGCTTGTGACACTTCGATGGCAGGCAAAGTCGGCTATTCCGCTCACAAGATTGCAAAATATCCTCCACAGCTTGAGTGTGGTTCGAGTGATGGAATCGGCCTCTAAGTGTCGTAGTCTTCACCGAGAGCCCAtgtttctccagctcctttgcgAAGGAAACGGACTGAGAGTCCCAAACGGTGACCGTTACAGCGTTTTCATCAGTCACGCATGAAATGTATGCCTGTCGCGTTCATtaacaagaagaaaagaagaatatAAGCAAGGAACAAGCAGCACTGACACCTTGATAACGAGTTAAGACTTCCGTCAGAAGCTTATGCTCCTGAGCAGTTCTCCACCTGACGGCGATTGACCTTGCAGGCTGTTCACAAAGCTCGTCCAAGTCCACTGCAGCCCCAATGTAGACGGCGAGACGCAAGACGGTGCTCACAACTTTGCCGAATTCATCCTCGTTGTCCGACCAGCATGCAGCTGCGATGGCTGCCAGGAATCCGACGCAGAATCCCTGGATATCGCAGACGTCGTagttcttgtcttctttcAGCTCGAGGAAATCGACTAAATGTCGCAAGACTGTGGCTGGTACTAGCAAGAAATTCATCGGCTCGGCCATATCAGGCCGTAGCGTTCCACCCCCGAGAAACGCTGAAAGCTGACGGAGACGTGCGTCCCCATGAAGCTTCTCGGCTGCTGGCCAGAGCCTCAGGATATCGTGCCAGACGGAAGGTAAATCTCGGATTGCGTCGTGAAGCCAGTTTGCATTCCGCTGATTCGAAAGATATCTGCGTATGTGCCCAGCTGGCAGTTCAACCTCCGGATATTTCGGTCCGAAAAGGACCGAAACCTGCTGCAAAGTATTATCATCAAGGGACCCCATCTTTCGAAATAAAGTGATCTTGACTAAAAGGAATGAGACACAGTCGCTTAACAAAGTGTGCTTATGAAAGAACCAAGAACCAACGGCGTTGAAGCAGTTGCTCAAATGACTAGTCCCCGACTCTTAGAACTTGACCGAGAATTTCAAGGGATATAGGCGGAGCCCATTGAAGGAACCCTCTAATCTCAGCGGACGGTCTACTTGAAGCTCAAGAGGGGTTACTGCAGCAGCGCCTGCACTACCGCCCATAGCGGTCCAAGAATCCCCAACCTATTCCTGCCAGCTGCAAGTGAGGAATTTTGTCGAGATCTCGTCAATAAAGACTCAGAAGACGATATCCTGACATATTGTTCTCAAAACAACGCCTGTATAGGGCAAAGTGCGCATAGCGACAGTCCGCCCGTGTCGCACGAAAGGGCGCCTGCTATTTCAGCGTCGATCAACAGCCTTCTTTAGGCCAGATTTCGACTTCTGCAGGAGCCACTGTCTGGTTACATACGACCAATTCGGTCCAATTGCCAGATAGCTCGTTATGTATATAAGCTAGGGCAAAGGATCCACACCACTTTGGACCGAACCGCCCGAAAGCTAGACCAGAAGAATGTTGGCTTCTCAGTCAATATGCGGCCCCCTTGCTCCAGGCTCGAGCCAAGTGGGCACGCAAGGCTTAGTTTGCATTTGCATTGTCCCAAGTGAGGAACCAGATCGGACTCAGATCAAAGACATAACCCAAAGGACGGCATTTTGTACAACCCTAAAAAGCGTTGATCGACATATAAAAACAGCCTCCTTTGCTGATTGCCAACCACAGCTCGTGCTTGGATCCGTCTTTCCACTACTTGAGGAATGAACGGGCGTATCCATCATGCATAACACATCTACGTTCCTTGTAGATTATGCCCGAGTAATTCCGATCGCAGCCCTTCATGCTCAACGTGGAATCATCTCGTTGACTCCGGACTGTCTAGCTGCACCGCCATTCCGTTCGTGGCTCGTAACAGTAGCTGGCAAGGTATGGCAGCTCTGCAGCGTAGTATCACATACATATTTCACATAATATGATACTCTGGCGCAAGCGATTTCCTTACTGTTCTTAAACTCTTCTTATCTTTCCGTACGTGTCCATCACTCTACAATTTTGGTGCTGCGGGGTCTCTCCGTGATGAGTGCTCTTAATTCCATACTAGGCCATCTATCTCTGCTATTCAAGTTTATTGCTCGTTATTGTCATCTTCATTTTTACTAACTATCCACTCATTATAGCAAGCACAAGCCGTTCTCAAGATTGAACGATGATAGCAATGCAACCCGAAACCCAACTAAAAACCGCCCTTAAGAACGGGTTTGACCCGAACATCCTCTACAAAGACCCTTTAACAATCGTAAAGGAGCCTATGTGTACTATTCTCGAGAAGCACAGCAAGATCCCAGTGGACAAAGTCGTCAGTCATGTCAACAAGGTGGTGAGTAAATCAGCCAGCCCTTTCAAATCTGCTAGTCTGACTTCCTTTCGCCAGAGAGATCGCGCTTTTGCCGTGGTTAGTACTCTGTATCCCTATGCACTCCCCAATCTGACCCAATGAAAGTTTCCTTATGCATGCATTGGGCAATTCTCCTTTGTCGAGCTGAGCATCGCCGCATCGCCGTACTATCCCGAGATGCTCGAGCGCGTGAAGAATGGCCACAAACTTCTGGACCTAGGCTGCGCATTTGGACAGGAGCTCCGTCAGCTGGTGAGTTCCTTGTTTCATTCCAGCGATGCCTTCTACCCCACCATCTGTCCTGACTGATGTCCCCAGATATATGACGGTGCTCCTGGTGAAAGTTTGTACGGCTcagatatccagcaagaGTTTCTAAACCTCGGCTACGAACTCTTCCTGGACCGTGCAACGCTCCCTGAGTCCCATCTTATCGCTTCCAACATCCTAGACAGACAGTCTCCTCTCTTCACCCACCTCACCGGAAAGCTCAACATCGTCTACATTTCGCTTTTCCTCCACGTATTTGACTTCGAACAGCAGATAACTGTGGCAGGAAACGTGTTGGATCTTCTCGCTGCCGAGCCTGGCTCACTCATCGTATGCCGGGTTACCGCCTGTCGTGACCAAGGCGTGCTTAACGCAACAGCGGAACGTATGCCGTACTACTACCATGACCGGGCGAGCTGGGAACAGCTCTGGGAGGTTGTGCAGAAAAGGACTGGTGTAAAGCTTTGTGTAGATACCTGGGAACAGCCCGATGAGTTGGTCAAGAAGCATCCCTTGCCAGGGATATATATTTTGGGGTCTGCGATCCGGCGAGTTTAGCCCACCCGCCGCCTTTTCGGTCCGAGCTGTTTATCTACAAAGGTTTAGTGTGACAGTCTCCAAAAGTCCACAGAGTATACTACAAAGATAAATTTATGAATTATCTGACTTTGGTTGTTAAGGAGCTTGAGTAAAATGGCTGATCATGTTACGTCCTGGTGAGGCAGAGCTTAGGGTTACTGCACGTCTCACGATATATAGGCCGCATTGGTTTTAGGTGAGCCCTTCCttagaaaagaaaaagaaaaaggaaaaggaaagaaagtAAGGAAGTAACGAAAAGAAATAGTCTTCCGGTAGTTGTAATTTGATACATTGGTGAGCAGCATATCCGTTCTTTTCAGCCATACCACCAAATAGAATCTCAATTGGGTGAGTTGGGAGTTCAAATTCTTTTTCGCGCGCCATTTATTTCAGGACAAGATATTACGGCCTCGGCTTCCACGTCAATCCCTCAATAAGGACCAAACAGACACGTTACCGAATGACTATCAAGAGAGCTGTCGAAGCTTATTGCCTTAACCCCCTCGACCAAGCGGTTCACCCCTGTTATGTACGCCTTGCCCTGGTCTTTCCGGTGTCGAATATTTCTTTAGCTATAGAGTACCTTCGAAGATGGGCTGCCCTCTTTGAATCTGAGTGAAGTCAATCTCTCAAGGCTGCAGATGTGAGATGTCTGGTCAGCAGTGCATAGCCGCTCAGGGATTATTTTAAGGAGGTACAGAGAAATATCCGCACGAGGCAGGATGGCGTCACAAGCTACTTATCAGTCCTCGTATTGAGACCCCGGTTCTAAGCTCTCAGGCAGCGCACGTAGAGGCCCCCATTTAACAAACTGTTTAAGCGGTATTGCGCTTTCTCGGAGGCCTGCAGTAAACGCAAATGCGATGTGGTGTTGATAACAATCTCAAAGGGCGCTTATGCCATATTGATAGGTCTTGCGGCCTCTATATGTCCTTATTCAGAGTCAAGTTCCTTCAACTCAATTGtctttgttttttttttctttgttctcgGCCTTTCTGGTCTTTGTGGCCTGTTCCTGTACTCTGAAGGCCATGAAATCTGGTTTGAAATAGAGACAATTCACTTGCGGGGTCTTCAGTAGCATCCTTAAGAAAACTGGCTGCCGAGACCTGGGGTTTTGTGACGTGCCTAGCCCCAGAGCTATGATCTCTGAACGTTTTCTGTACAGGTCACACTAATATCTTGCTCTTTTCTCGACATTTGGCGTCGCATATCTTGTAGCCTGAGACAAGACCTATTCATTATATTTGACAGCACCCAGCTTAGGTGGCTTCTTTATAGAACGGCCATTGTGATATTCCCGCTGGAATTAAGAAGGAACCGGATATGGAATTCCCTTATACCCAACGCGGGAGCAACCGACAGATCATCCATAACATTTTCAACCCTTTCAAACTCACTCTCGTTAGTCAGGTTACTATAATGATAATATTAAAATCACCCACTATTCTAAATCCATGTCACGGAATTTGTTTGTCATAATAATGGCATGTTGAGAAAAGACAGACTTTCCCTACGTGATCTCTTCTATGTAACAGCACAAGCATTATTGAGCATCAGCTGAGCACAGGGTAAATTTATGTTTTCAAAGCGACGAAAATACCATGAAAACACTATTTCAGATATCGACGTGAGAGAATTGAGCCGCCAAGCGTCTCTTAGTTCTTGGAACTGCGAAGGTGCGTGGTATCAATCGGTAATCCGTCTACAGCAGTCTTATGTGAAGCTTCCGCCATATCATTAAAggtttcttcttttgcaTACAGAGATTATCAAATCGGTCATCAATTCAGTGACGTATCCAGAGAAGAAATAAGCACATTGCAGCATCATCATAGCTGCAGATAGAACTGAGACCTTTATTCAATGCTGATCAACTCAATTAAAATAATACCTCTTATTCAGTCGAAATAGTCTAAACAGCTACTGCAACCCAATAAATCTTTTTCTCTCAACCACCATCTCATCCCCGCTTTGTCCTCCATCTTCGCCTCTCCAGCGCGGCGTTGAACCAAAAATCCACACTTTTTTAAATCCTCAAAGAACAAGTAATCCATCGTAGCCAGATGG
It includes:
- a CDS encoding protein ausA (transcript_id=CADANIAT00002854), which translates into the protein MGSLDDNTLQQVSVLFGPKYPEVELPAGHIRRYLSNQRNANWLHDAIRDLPSVWHDILRLWPAAEKLHGDARLRQLSAFLGGGTLRPDMAEPMNFLLVPATVLRHLVDFLELKEDKNYDVCDIQGFCVGFLAAIAAACWSDNEDEFGKVVSTVLRLAVYIGAAVDLDELCEQPARSIAVRWRTAQEHKLLTEVLTRYQGAYISCVTDENAVTVTVWDSQSVSFAKELEKHGLSVKTTTLRGRFHHSNHTQAVEDILQSCERNSRLCLPSKCHKRSLPRSNINGRVCEADSLFTVAVESILTTQANWKITVTATLDNMGQSDARSIIPIGAGQFVPRHARCRMLNIVEFNKGEHINGRRKMQSATALDVGVNVTAPETTAVPIAVTGMACRYPQADSVEELWRILDLGQCTVSPMPNSRLKSGSLQREPKGPFFGNYLARPDAFDHRFFGISAREAESMDPQQRVLLQVAYEAMESAGYCGLRRSKLPDDIGCYVGVGCDDYSENVGSRNATAFSATGTLQAFNSGRISHYFGWSGPSVTVDTACSSAAVAIHLACQAIRTNDCAIAVAGGVNIMTDPRWSQNLAGASFLSPTGASKAFDADANGYCRGEGAGLLVLRPLEAALRDGDPIHAVITGTSVNQGANCSPITVPDSNSQRSLYLKALSLSGLTPDVVGYVEAHGTGTQVGDPIEFESIRKTFSGPNRATKLYVGSIKDNIGHTETSSGVAGMLKTILMIQKRRIPKQANFRRLNPRITLNERNHIEIPTQSIDWEAEKRVAMVTNYGAAGSNAAIVLREPASTPATSNSAHRETLPSHVPFYVSARTEESLRSYCEALQSTIREVAQSGTNTVQHIAYNLARKQNRDMEHFVTFPAAAGEPSELMTRLGSIASAHTQVERRSQSFHPVIICFGGQTGDTASISRNLFESCELLRFHVDECENACNALDLPSLFPAIVSPFPNKDIVNLHCVLFSIQYATAKAWLDSGLQVTRMIGHSFGQLTALCVAGGLSLIDGMRLVATRAQLIQKHWGPHTGVMLSLRASKEKVQALLDAASGHADLACLNGPDNFVVAGDEESIRRIEIIATEKGMHVELKRLKNTHAFHSRLVDAILPGLSEVANTLTFRQLDIPVEACAEQEDDWLWVTGDKIVQHSRKPVFFHDAVERTLSRVDGPCVWLEAGTASPVINMVRRVVEASRPLKSHVYLPTDLSGAQAQANLAKVTCTLWSKAVPVQFWPFHPSETGYRWINLPPYQFAKTSHWIEYNPDAFRSPPQVPDQENVQEASLVRLLRQDGKEALFTINNKDNVFRMCTAGHAVANQNLCPASLYFELVVQAALLVSSTATKPTMYHIESLNICSPLVLGMPGAVLLQLTQQDESHGQWSFVLSTRDGLQDAVTHATGRVSLQAAGSNTGICARLSSLQRLLNLASWNSIATSPSSSGLKRSTVYQAFARAVNYADYYRGVEEVYAVGHEATGRVILPSSPTKCNPCDPILIDNFIQVAGIHVNCLSETHDDEVFVCSSVGDVLIGESFVRRDTAATVPWAVYSNYEPESKKKIVCDVFVLDHTTGALAVCMLSATFTGVSIQSLKRTLNRLSNHTARPTEAEQVSINVAAEATALSSTPVAHVSSSDGDLLAVQTMLGELLGISADELSAAAALGDIGVDSLMSTEVLTEINKRFGVAISNAELTQIPDVGGLVQRIFPGHSVVRIKTHSQGAVETEITITDREPKSISVDLAPVCDTSPTAFVDKASKLFATTRTSAEFSRKTRFAGFCDTVFPQQMELVTSYVVEAFHALGADLASLTPGQVVPPVKILPQHGKVMNQLVAVLEYSDLIERRESEIIRSQQPVGTVPSLILYKKILNKHAQHASEHKLLHTTGSRLAECLSGKADPLSLLFQNAEARALMTDVYSNAPMFKSATIQLAQYLKDLLFNLGTQREIKVLEIGAGTGGTTNYLVQELAAVPGLRFQYTFTDISSSLVTLARKRFKAYDFMRYTTLDIENDPSPELQGQYDIIISTNCIHATRNLITSCTNIRRLLRPEGILCLIELTRNLFWFDLVFGLLEGWWLFNDGRSHALAHERLWDHNLRQAGFNWVDWTDNDSAESDILRLIVASSTQPFYALEGDDECEADCNTVQEQTVLYNTRDGLELFADIYYPEKTDRSGAKRPIALLIHGGGHIMLSRKEIHHEQVRMLFDMGFLPVSIDYRLCPEVSLLDGPMQDACDALAWARNKLPQLQLQRRDILPDGNNVVAVGWSTGGHLAMTLAWTAPARGVSAPEAILSFYSPTDYTDPFWSKPNFPYRVDVSTSDIQTGNPLDALQDAPISGYNPPPSKRALGGWMAPSDPRSRIALYMNWTGQTLPVLFYGCNYRARAAESGQDYEVVLPEPILSEVQKVCPFSQISAGSYRAPTFLIHGTLDDLIPVQQAQRTHDKMQACGVDSDLRIVRDGLHLFDLEANFAGNQHAFQAVVDGYEFLRRHVGL
- a CDS encoding protein ausD (transcript_id=CADANIAT00002855); the encoded protein is MIAMQPETQLKTALKNGFDPNILYKDPLTIVKEPMCTILEKHSKIPVDKVVSHVNKVRDRAFAVFPYACIGQFSFVELSIAASPYYPEMLERVKNGHKLLDLGCAFGQELRQLIYDGAPGESLYGSDIQQEFLNLGYELFLDRATLPESHLIASNILDRQSPLFTHLTGKLNIVYISLFLHVFDFEQQITVAGNVLDLLAAEPGSLIVCRVTACRDQGVLNATAERMPYYYHDRASWEQLWEVVQKRTGVKLCVDTWEQPDELVKKHPLPGIYILGSAIRRV